The following is a genomic window from Neodiprion virginianus isolate iyNeoVirg1 chromosome 1, iyNeoVirg1.1, whole genome shotgun sequence.
ttaattttaattttttatgcctcgaaattttcgaaaattttatctacACGATTGGTAAATTCATATATTtcgttataaaatattttactctgtattttttctcgattttgTTCTTCCGGACTTTTGTAGACATATACTTACAACGGAATTATTACCTCCTGTATATCATCACGTAGCCGATAATGAAACTAGGAATTAAGAGAGAAATTATACTCGGTAATGCGGCGAGGGATGCCGGATTACATCCGTCACCGTTACAAGTGTAAACGCAAGTACGATATTCGAGCGTGTCGCCACGCTGTTGTACGTAATTGCAGTAGTTGCCCAGATCCAGTGACGAACAATATCTCTTCGTCCCAATTCCACCTGTTGAACGATCGTTATGCCATTAGTTTCATCACTTAACATTTCGAATTTCAGACAATAACAATATTTCACACATCTTTTTACATTCCTGTTTTgcgtacaaaatttttttcgatacatGCCGAAATGACAAGCTCACATGCGTCAATTACTTTGtaaaacaatcatttttataacatGAACGAAATGCACTGAATAacgagaaaaatgatttcgtGACATATTTCGTCACGGTGgtaaagcagaaaaaaaaacacaggcAAGGAAAAGTTTGGACGGGGAATTTCAAAGAAACGGAATCATCTCTCGTTATAAGGCCGCTTCTTATAGACCAACTTGAATTTAATCGTGTTCTCTGATTTATTTTGCCAGAGTCCCGCGTTCGACCTGATAACTCGAGacgaaatgaaagaaacaaagagGAAAGAGACTGTTTTCGAAGGACCTCCGTATCGTCCGACGGTCTTGACGCAGTAGCGGGCCTCGAAAACGTGActgcaatttttcaactgcAAAGCTTCTTTCACCAAGTCACCCTCCATGCATTCCCATTCCGAAGCTGATGCGCACTGATAGCAGTCTAGACCCAAGGCTTGATCGTTaccaaaaattcaatttccgtTAGTGAAGAGGTACAGGTAGGTGCTTATGATCAATGGTATAGAGGCGAATTATAAACATAAACAGATACTCGATAATTTGCCGTCAGTCGCCTCTACGTCTCCGATGGGGGAAGCCAGTTGTAAGCTGATCGGGTGTAATTCCATTGTAATACACAAGTGTATAAATTACAAGTGCTACGATCATGTTAGTTTCTGATGTTAACGACGACCGTACACAGTGTTGGGTAGTAAGAGTATACGTTGTTAGTAACATTTTTCTAATCGTAAACATTCCTAACAATACGTGATATCGAAGgtagtaacgttaacgttacGAAACGTCATGGAATAAATCGTTGGACAATTTTAGAACTACTTTCAAGGAGTTGGATTTTCGAAATACGAAcatgttttctttgttatgATTTACTAGCTGAATTTCAGATAATCCTGCGGCTGCGAAGTAACAATTTCCCTAAACATGTATCGTTAAAGTAACGTTaataacttcaacctcataaCATTAATACAGTTTTAACAGCCTTGAAGATTTTACTTCTGGGCCATTCGCCGTTTCCTCGTAGTTCATCAGTGGTATGTGTAATCGTATATCGTTGGCAGTATGGAAGAACGTGACATCTTAACCGAGGTTAAAGTTTTCATTGATTTGGCACTGGAATTTTGGGTGCGTGAATTATACGAAGCATTTATTTCCAATAGAttcaataattgtttcaatcattttctcaTCTATTTATCCTTGACAATGAATTCGACTTCGCGTGAAAGCTTCTGACCATTCTGTAAGCCCAGTGTAGGGATCTGTGTGAATATCATTCCAATTCCGtaatgtatacaatttttgtcttcatttcataaattgaaaaacccAATGTAATTGACACATTagaattgaagaatatttgtTTGTTCGATTTTATGTGAAAGTTTCTGGTTCCTCATTGTGAAAGttaaataaatgagaaaacgATTCAAACAATTATTTGATGTCACATTCTTCTGGCACAATCTGAGATATCACGATCTTCCATAGTGCCGTCGAAATGTACCCGTTAATTTGTTATTCTATAAATTACTTTACCGTTCTACCATTAactattattagtattataaGCATTATTAATTGGTGTTAGTACGGTTTATTGGATGTCATAAATTAATGTTAACCAGGGGAATTAGTTCCGATTATTTTGGTGCAATGCGAGGATCATTTTCGATTTACCCTCGAATCGTCCAATGTGCTTGATGCAGTATTGAGCACCGTAAACATTATCGCATGGCTCTGGTTGAATGTCGATGTCGCTCGTCAGAAACTCGTTGCACTGAAAGGGATGACCCGAATCCGTACCCAGGCATTGATAGCAATCAATTGCGTTCGCTGAATAACGtcacataaaattaaaaataaatattataatcaatgacgaaataataatgaacTGAAATTGCGGTTTAGAGTATCCGCGGGCATATCCTTTAATAATCACGTTCAACGAGCTGTGAATGATTTACTAGTCTGATATCCTCGTCTTAATGGGAAAATGTATGAATAACTTAATCGCCAATTCGATTAACATTTAAATTGGGAATTTGGAGGTATTTCACAAACAAATTACATACGGCTGAAAATGTTAATCTTGTCTatggacatttttcaaaccataTAACAGTGATGGCACCAAACCAAAGACCCTTGTCTTTTCGTTCAATACAGACCGCGCTGTCCGGATTAACACAGCCTAAATTCGTAGTGTTGTGGGTGCGTTTGATAATTAGCACGCGGTTAATTTCTCTCCCATACTATTGAGacattcattaaaaaatagaaaagtgtaacgttcgattttcaaatttcttggCTAACCACGAGattaaagttagtaacgttatcgtaacgaaacattggggaaaaatatcgctagtttctcaattttacaatgatttcgAAGGAACAAAGATTTCGAAATGCGagtattttttgatttattaatGTTTACTGAAGTTCAGACAATTCCAAAGTGGCGAAATAACGGTTTATATGTTTATTCTTAGCATAAATCGTTACGAtaatgttactaacttcattACGATGGGTATCCGCGAATTGGATTTCTTGCACGTAGATGTAATAATAAACCAATAATTGCGATCGAGATTGACTCGCGTAGCAGAACGTGGAATACggatattaaattataatcgCCCATATAGGCTACATGGCCCTGTATAGCTATCTTCGTTAAATCCCAGCCCGGTCCCATCGGTATTCGGCATTCAAAACCAATTAACCCTCTTGCGCTCCAGCTGAAATGTAATTACCGCAAAAACGATCTCTTCCCATCCCCAACTGTGACGAGGGCTTATACCGCATAGTAAATGGTTTGCTCGTTTATATACCAATTAtgcacgtacatacatatcggaaaatattttcgagtATACAAGTCAGGAATTAAATTATGTGGCGATAATTGCTGACCGTGTAGTCAAGTACTCCGTACCTACGCACATTTTTTCGCTACGAATGGAACATGGAAACTCGAAGAAAGTTTTTCGCCATTTACGGTAGTTACTCAAACATGAGACGCAAGGGAAACGAaatctatttttcaatttttaatatgtaATTCATTGCCAGAGTATAATGTACGATGATACTGAACTCTGGAGAAAGTGAAGCGTACGGTAGAATTCGTCATCTAAACTAAGACGGACGGTGGATTCATTGGTGTAATTCATTGCTCTTTGACCTCTTAACCACTCCGTAATCACATCACGGGGGGAGAAAATAACATTTTACAGCATGAGTACAAGACGCGTTAAAAGTACGCGTCGTGAGTAATTAGATGCCTGTTACGAACAAGCGGAATAGcttgtcaatttttaatatagAAAACAATCTTCAACGCAATTCCCGGATGGATTAATTCCATGAAGAACCATGCTTGCACGAATATTATTACACGGATATTGATACTTCGCGAAAAAGATCGACTAACTTTTTTGCAAAGTTTCCGATACGACCGATAGTTTTCGGGATTACAAACTGCTCTGCACGTTCCTTCTCAGGCGTTTCAATTTGCAACGATGCTTCATTGAATAGATACACTATGGAATGTTGCACAAATTTACGCCTTAACTTGCACAATCGACAAGAATtatgttataaataaacatgtTGTACGGTACAAACGCGTATCCAAGTAATAACTTGGTCAGTATAAAAGTTGTAACGAAGCCCCGCCCAGTTGAAATACGTACCCTGCGGTAGTTATATTCATACAAGTTGAGTGATTCAGGCACGCCAGCGTTTGTTACATGTGTAGGTGAAATACGAGTAGTTTAACTCACCTAATTCAAGATACGCCACAAAGAGTGCGACTATTATCAAGCATCTCTCTTTGCGCGAACTTCCCATCTTTcgtcgttttttgtttttttttaaattttgaattccttCCTCGAGCACAACGTTCTTTCGCGAGGAAACTGTCGGATCGTCTCAACGAAGACACAACGATACTTCACACCGCAGCGACATCCACCTTCACCTGCCGTTTCTTTCAGGTGAAAACGGAGAGTCGAATGCCCCTGTGGCGTGTCGAGTCGAGCGCCGATGTACCGTTGGTGTTTTGACGGTAGGCGCCAATGTTAGAATTAAAGAGGGGGAAGGATTCACGTCGTGACCAATCCGCGGGCTTTGGCGGGAATGCGAGCGGCTCGGATATTTGAATTCCTGCGATAAATTCCCGCGGGAAATTGCTCTCGGTTCAATTAGAATTCGCGTTCGTTCTGACCTCCCggagtttttcaaattatcttcGAAGAAAATTACTGGAATTTTCTATTCCACTTGCGTGCAAGAAAATTCTACGATTTATCGAGATTATTCGCATATCTAGAACTCGATATCGCGAGGCGGAAGCTTGGAAAGGGAGagattgaacaaaaataaattgatgtataattGCGGTATACAATCTTTGTATTATgtgtaattttgaattttctgtaTGCGACATGAACATACGATATTACGTGTCTTATCGAATATACAAATTTATGGTTaaaataccaatttttttttttttttttttgggttgaATATTTTGCgaatgaatcgaaaaaatgattaacCACTCATGACAAATTATCACAATCCATATGGTACTACAGATCTAGTAATAAGTTAACGTGTACATACATTATAATAACTTAGGTGCTCTTTGAAGTGATCTGAGATTTAATtgcacatacatatacatattgcACCTTCTAATAAACTCGTTATTGTACATTATAGATATTGCAGATTTTAAATCAATATATTATTAAGCAcataatgaaattcaaaatttttaataaatataataacattCTACGATTAATTTAACAGATCACAATAACAAAATACCAACGCGTACATAGTGCATgtatattacaggtatattttaacatgaaaattaaaattttatacaggACGCACAACGTTATAGATTCTTATAAGAGATTCAAACATTCCTagtaatttatttagaaagACTTTCATTTGATACTCATTTAAGTGCAGTATATCCTTTCTGTCTTTCacgcaataatttttaattttttccattttttttttacatatgtCTGATACACTTTTGTtgtttaaatatatttcagacaTTTATATAAATCATATCACGACATACTTTTCAATGTAGTTATTATCTGCTTGGATATAACGATGAGACGTTAATTGCGTGAATATATCGATGCTCAATCACAAATTATATTCCAAATCATATTGATATTTTCACTTATGATTACATCCGCGTTAACGAAATACATGCATGTCTAATGTACTAAAAACTTACGATAAGACTAAACTATTATAGCAACGtcagcgaaaatttttgcagtaGTGATTCCGAATCAACACCCTTTCATATCACTTTGTGACTTCTTTATTTACTTCATTTCCAGATAGTTTAGAAATGATTAAAGAATTCtttcgttttaatttcatcttGGAAGACTTGTTTAACTTCGCCTGTTCGACTTTAACGAAAGGTTTCCTCACCCTGCCAAATACGTTTTTAGTATTTTGCTTATTGCACAGAAAATATGCCCGTGACGACATTTTAGACACCGTCTTTTCCGAAGGCGCAGATTTCGACGATTCTCCAATCTCCGGACGGgttttaacaatttttgatgatgttatttttaatcgttttgAATTGTGTTTAACGACGCTAGATTCGTCGCTGGTCATTTCGTGGTTGTAATTACTCATAGATAACTTTCTAGCCGTTCGTTTGTGCTTTGCCGTTTTAGCTGGCCCTAAAGTCGATCGAATATTAGCCACGTTTGATGTTATACTTGGAATATAATCGGCAGacttcaataatttttttcttacagcAATTGAGGATAATCTCATATTCgaagatacatttttttcctcgagtTTACTGCTGTCTTGATTTTTATGCATTCTGTGACCAGTGATTGGTCTCGTTCGTTTGCTGCTCATAATCCTCTTCACGTTTGTGTAAATAGAGGATGCTCGTCTTATCTTATTAGACTTTGCTGCCAGATTTATATCACTTTTCAACGAATCAGTTCCATCCTCATCTGGCACGCAATTCTGCTTTACTTCGGGTGGTTCTATTGCCGATTGATCCGTACTAATGACGCCACTTGAACTCtgttgaaagaataaaagaaataacgTTATGGGAATAAAAGCAGGGAAGAtccatttaaataattctGGAAAGTTTATAGAATGGtttgcaatcaattttttcgactTACGTTTCTATTTTATAACTGATTAGtctttttcaacaattatgCTTACATAAACGAACAAACATTAGTACAGACTCAGCGGGTCATTGACTTGTATCAAGCTAAGAGAAAATCGTCTCATTGTCAGCGAATCATCACACTAAATAAATGTGTATGAAACcataaaagaaaatgtatattattatgcCAATGATAACATCACTTGATATCTGATTTAAATGTTGTTTGATATGACAAAATTGAAACGTGTTAGTATTAAAATTCCTTCATAATAGCAAGATACAAATGAGTTTGTGGAGATCCCAGGATGACATAAGCAGGTGCAAAGAAAATGTAAAGCATAAAAATCTGTCctaacaaaattttaatttatttacacatttgtatatatatgtatatatgtcttcacacattatacatatgtatatttgatatattttataagaCAGTACATTGACATTGAAAATGATTACATCTGAAAGTGATTCAAAATTGTATTGTTGTATATGTcatagaatttgaaatttgtctaTATTATCTATCAGCCTTTCAAACAGTGTTTGGTCTTCGAGTgtaatgtaagaaaaatttattttacatttgagTATTACGCAAATCTGTGAAAATAATCTGTGCGTCTGATTCTGAGATATGGTGTTGCTTGGAAAAGTAATTAACAAACAATCCatcgattaaattttttataaagagTACGAATATAATTAAGTAGACACGTTCATTTTAATCACATTGTGTACATTTGAAAGTCGGAATCGGTAATTTATGGATAATATCAAAGATACTAATGCTCACAATCTGTCTAAAACGAGTTTTTAACTTTTAATGGGAATTAGAATCGACACACTTCGAAACCGTTAATATTTCAATCAGGCCCCAGTGTAGATTATACGGCTTTTATCAAATGGAGGGAATAAATTCCTACACTTAACGCTTAATGAGATTTGTAAATTGGTACAAATTCTCTGatctctatttatttttaaattgattggTACTCACTTACTAGTTACAATCTATGAGGATCAGATAAATTTTACGTCTATTTTAATATTCTGAAGATCTAGTTTTCTGTTATTGTCAATTCTCATTCAGAATGGGCGATTTCAACGAATGAATTGTCGTTTTCTAAATAAATCTTCCGTGACGTGGCTGCAGCACGCAGATAACattatgaataaattcaaaggcaagatttaatttgaaattcgtttaCATCAACTGGAAAACTTTTATCACAGATCATTACCGTTATGGATAAATTTATGATGCTatattatttgtatttatttagtTTTGAACTAATCAGTCGCAGTAATTACCTGCTTCAGAAATAACTTGCCTAATGTATTTCGATCTTTGTCTAAAATCTTTGGCCTAATTGAGTTTAACAATTAATAAATACAACACAAATTGTATTAATTACTACAacaaaaaaatgggaaatgcTTCTTGTAGGAATGATATGTTAATTAACATTTTCGTCTTTACGTTAGTACCTATATTCGTCAACAATAATATAGGTAAAACACAACTtatagtaataaaatgaatattgaataaacatGAACGAACTTTACATTCGTAATTCAACATTAACAAAGTAATAGTTATCAACAATCCGAATAAACAGGGATCAATTGAGCTTTTTTAACATTAGTTTTTAGCAGATAGGTAcaagttggaaaaaatgtgGTTATGTAACCAATTTCATGAGGTATAGTCTGTTTTTATAAAGTGATACCGATATTTGGCAGAGATAGTGATATTCGGTTTCAAATACTAAAATTTTGACCCTTTGTATAAAGTTTTAATGCCTTTATGGCTTAAACAGTGCTGGAAATCAATCCCTGTTTGGAAATTGCAGTATGTAGAATTTATAAGCATTCAATGCtacatattaaaaattattcagagCCTCTAAGAGGCACATTCCAAAGTAAAGTAAGGATCTAAAGGTACAAAGTACCGCTAATAAAAGTGTCATTACAAAGAAAACGATGACagtaaaaatatatcgatttTCATTCACAGTTTTAACTTATGTACTGAAAGAGGAATAAACCTAACAAAAAAGGtaacaaatacaaaaattgttaaGTCGTAATGCATTGCCTTATCTCGGTGTTTATATATTCACTTTTGTCATCTGTATTTGAATTTACCTTATTCAATGGTCGGTTGAACGACGACGAAAGGTTGACATAAGTTAACTTTAGGTATGAACGAACACCCTTCAGTGAACGATATTGGCTATTCGGGAGACGACTATTGGGATTACTTGTCGTCAGATCTAGGATTGATGGTCCTAAGGCAGTTCCAACCTATGagagcgaaaaataataagttGCAGGGTCAAAGTAATGACTtgaaggaatgaaaaatagaacaTACAAAGGCTTTGATCCagtaaatgtaatttttttaacgtctGTTATTAAAATGAGCTATAAATCCTCCTCCACAATCTTCAAACTCATTGTCAGAAGTAATAATGTGAAATTTCAACTGACCATTTACACTCCATTTTTTCAGGAAGCATATTTACGTACCTCTTCAAAAACCGATGGTGAATATTTTGGTGGAACAAATATGGGGTTTAGATTTTTGCTAACCCCATCCCGAACCCTCGCTGGGATTGAATTTACCATTCGACCAGAGTTGTAGTTACACTCCAAGGTATAGCTTCGTACCAAACCTGTCAATTTATAAACGGCTACTCTTCCCGAACCTTCACGAGACATACCATCTCGTTTGTCACTGTATAACATGGAAGGTGTTATGTTTACAAATTGAATAATGTTACATTTTCACTTGATACATCCCTGCTTAAAAAATCCGACACAGACTGTCGGATCTCTGTCGGATACGATACAGATCCGCTACAATCCGCTACAATTTGTAGCAGATCTGTGTCGTTTTAAGCAGGGATGGCTACTTGAACCAACAGCTTTATAAACATAATATTTCCTTCATCATTCTAAGTGCATTTCAATCGTTGCTCTCGTCTACATTTAGGtaacaatataattgtacttaCATCAAGTACATATTTCTTTCGGCAAAATTGCAggaagtgaaatgaaaattggcgTTATTGATTGACATTAATTTTGGTAGCAGCATACACATGATGGTGTCTTCTGCATCGTCAAAATAATTTCCGTACATGAATACTCCTTTCTTCGAGGCATGTCCGTGCAAATCGATGTACAAAAATAGTCCTGAGGTTTCCGGATCAGTAGGTACGCGTCCGATACCTACAGCTGTACATGCTTTCTTGGTAGATTCTTCCTCATGCATTTGCACCTTTGTCTCTGATTCTTGAACAGAACCTTCGCCATACcctttataaaaaataatgtcgTAGAGTTTGTAATGAGTTtaaatagaaat
Proteins encoded in this region:
- the LOC124301851 gene encoding uncharacterized protein LOC124301851, with the translated sequence MGSSRKERCLIIVALFVAYLELANAIDCYQCLGTDSGHPFQCNEFLTSDIDIQPEPCDNVYGAQYCIKHIGRFEALGLDCYQCASASEWECMEGDLVKEALQLKNCSHVFEARYCVKTVGRYGGGIGTKRYCSSLDLGNYCNYVQQRGDTLEYRTCVYTCNGDGCNPASLAALPSIISLLIPSFIIGYVMIYRR
- the LOC124301568 gene encoding cytosolic carboxypeptidase-like protein 5, which gives rise to MATTTEEIKCGNFLFYNTFDSANLAKVEQVKAAADPPNNGGVENDGKTCKSSSSDEVPDYEFNVWTKHDCHGTDYQNTNRTWFYFGVQSPTPGVLIKINVMNLNKQVKMFSQGMCPVYKTVPGHPQWERIRDKPSFRMDQKGNEFILSFVFRAAENIKAIIYIAFTYPFSYTDLQNFLKKIDAKMTKKNPTVADDIYYQRECAIMSLEGRRLDLITISSHHNISSEREARLNRLFPIKEEERPFKFRGKKVILISARVHPGETPSTFVFNGFLNLLLNRDDPIAINLRRLYVFKMIPMLNPDGVANGHYRMDTRGVNLNRVYLNPSFNDHPTIYAARAIIKYHHYNYEIPEDELSAEKQSVNINLEVGQHGVNVIGLAGSVTNVIRDTTNRLLQQVTLMTLDEKGKGEPDSEKVCKLMEGMPIQTLCGYGEGSVQESETKVQMHEEESTKKACTAVGIGRVPTDPETSGLFLYIDLHGHASKKGVFMYGNYFDDAEDTIMCMLLPKLMSINNANFHFTSCNFAERNMYLIDKRDGMSREGSGRVAVYKLTGLVRSYTLECNYNSGRMVNSIPARVRDGVSKNLNPIFVPPKYSPSVFEEVGTALGPSILDLTTSNPNSRLPNSQYRSLKGVRSYLKLTYVNLSSSFNRPLNKSSSGVISTDQSAIEPPEVKQNCVPDEDGTDSLKSDINLAAKSNKIRRASSIYTNVKRIMSSKRTRPITGHRMHKNQDSSKLEEKNVSSNMRLSSIAVRKKLLKSADYIPSITSNVANIRSTLGPAKTAKHKRTARKLSMSNYNHEMTSDESSVVKHNSKRLKITSSKIVKTRPEIGESSKSAPSEKTVSKMSSRAYFLCNKQNTKNVFGRVRKPFVKVEQAKLNKSSKMKLKRKNSLIISKLSGNEVNKEVTK